The Vallitalea longa genome includes a window with the following:
- a CDS encoding WG repeat-containing protein translates to MRRLKILLFTVLLVSTSINVNASSSYLAIDADYSGTGSFSEGLAEVSNNSKWGYIDTEGNLKIPFCYDITTPFRKGRALVVKDGKRIIIDKNGVEYTPSDIDTCYQILSGFIYGLEDAYFGFDRDNKKGLMDKYGKKIIPSIYEDFQSFHDGLVVAYDTDEDENTQYTVYDKHGNIIVPEGLYDYINDYNEGLTSVTKDNQYAVIDTEGNVVIPFGEYSSIGTFYEGLASAKKNGKRGFINSKGEIIVPFIYDYMWLFNDGFTYVKKNKKYGLIDKKGNEVIPCEYDSLDYLGGSYENIVLVGKGGQESYFIDDPYLNDRINTSNKKFGFINTEGKNVTPITYDYAELFYNGFAKVAIGGNGGSGKTNYCCGKFGFIDLSGKEVVPLIYDHVGEFSSYLYKGKIKGTVPVSIGGYGSVYSYKGGRWGYVDEKGNKITELIYDEVYDFHEGYGKVLKDGKYGFVDINGDEVIPCIYSQARDFQGGLAMVVYDGRGEIIDINGNEIFPEDFAILRPYKEGYARVSTDGSKFGYVDNPSEQVKDVHMSLKEGKYDGTKTITLSCDTEGAQIYYSIKYNKNYISFDDVYGWKYRPYLGPIVLNQKANITAYAVKKGMKESKSVTSNYEIIHNILPTDEKPFYNKVPYNMYADLLNNFGLFNGTAKGYELDKSGTRVEGLVMFLRLIGEEKEALESLEEHPFTDVPKWADRYVAYAYSKGYTNGVSETTFGSNSIIDAKSYFTFLLRALNYSDKDGDFKWNNSIEYAVYIDIISNEDYDFYQKEFKRAEIVKASYNTLFTKIKNTEKTLYDILREKGIIKL, encoded by the coding sequence ATGAGAAGATTAAAAATTTTACTTTTTACAGTATTGTTGGTAAGTACAAGTATTAATGTTAATGCAAGTAGTTCATATCTAGCTATTGATGCAGATTATAGTGGTACTGGTAGTTTTTCTGAAGGTTTGGCTGAAGTATCAAACAATTCAAAATGGGGATATATTGATACAGAAGGTAATTTAAAAATACCCTTTTGTTATGATATAACAACCCCCTTTAGAAAAGGAAGAGCTCTAGTAGTAAAAGATGGAAAACGTATTATTATTGATAAAAATGGGGTGGAGTATACTCCTTCTGATATTGATACATGTTATCAAATTTTATCTGGATTTATTTATGGTTTAGAAGATGCTTATTTTGGTTTTGATAGAGATAATAAAAAAGGTTTGATGGATAAATACGGAAAGAAAATAATACCATCTATATATGAAGATTTTCAAAGCTTTCATGATGGATTAGTAGTAGCATATGATACAGATGAAGATGAAAATACTCAATATACTGTTTATGATAAGCATGGTAATATAATAGTGCCTGAAGGGCTCTATGATTACATAAACGATTATAACGAAGGACTAACAAGTGTGACAAAAGACAATCAGTATGCAGTTATAGATACAGAAGGGAATGTTGTTATACCCTTTGGCGAATATAGCAGTATTGGTACCTTTTATGAAGGATTAGCTTCGGCAAAGAAAAATGGGAAACGAGGATTTATTAATTCTAAAGGTGAAATAATTGTTCCTTTTATTTATGATTATATGTGGCTATTTAATGATGGTTTTACCTATGTTAAAAAAAATAAGAAGTATGGATTAATAGATAAAAAAGGTAATGAAGTGATACCTTGTGAGTATGACTCTCTAGATTATTTAGGAGGTTCATATGAAAATATTGTATTAGTTGGAAAAGGAGGACAAGAGTCTTATTTTATTGACGATCCTTATTTAAATGATAGGATTAATACTAGTAACAAGAAATTTGGATTTATTAATACTGAAGGAAAAAATGTCACACCTATTACGTATGATTATGCTGAATTATTTTATAATGGATTTGCAAAAGTTGCTATAGGTGGAAATGGTGGTAGCGGAAAAACTAATTATTGTTGTGGTAAGTTTGGATTTATAGACTTATCTGGAAAAGAGGTTGTACCACTGATATATGATCATGTAGGTGAATTTTCTTCTTATTTATACAAGGGAAAAATAAAAGGTACAGTTCCTGTTTCAATAGGAGGATATGGTAGTGTTTATAGTTATAAAGGAGGTAGATGGGGATATGTTGATGAGAAAGGAAACAAGATTACAGAATTAATTTATGATGAGGTTTATGATTTTCATGAAGGTTATGGAAAGGTTCTCAAGGATGGTAAATATGGATTTGTAGATATAAATGGGGACGAAGTTATTCCATGTATATATAGTCAAGCACGTGATTTTCAAGGTGGTTTAGCTATGGTTGTGTATGATGGACGAGGTGAAATAATAGATATTAATGGGAATGAAATTTTCCCAGAAGATTTTGCAATATTACGTCCTTATAAAGAAGGTTATGCTAGAGTATCTACTGATGGTTCAAAATTTGGTTATGTTGATAATCCATCAGAACAGGTTAAAGATGTTCATATGAGTCTAAAAGAAGGTAAATATGATGGTACCAAGACTATAACTTTATCATGTGATACAGAAGGAGCGCAGATTTATTATTCTATAAAATACAATAAGAATTATATATCTTTTGATGATGTATATGGGTGGAAATATAGGCCATATCTTGGTCCTATTGTTCTTAATCAAAAGGCTAATATTACTGCTTATGCTGTTAAAAAAGGTATGAAGGAAAGTAAAAGTGTTACTAGTAATTACGAAATCATACATAATATTTTACCTACAGATGAAAAACCATTTTATAATAAAGTCCCTTATAATATGTATGCAGACTTACTTAATAATTTTGGTTTGTTTAATGGGACTGCAAAAGGTTATGAGTTGGATAAAAGTGGAACAAGGGTTGAGGGACTTGTTATGTTTCTAAGATTAATTGGAGAAGAAAAAGAAGCATTAGAATCTCTAGAAGAACATCCATTTACAGATGTTCCAAAATGGGCTGACAGGTATGTGGCTTATGCTTATTCAAAAGGATATACCAATGGGGTCAGTGAAACAACTTTTGGAAGTAATTCAATTATTGATGCTAAGAGTTATTTTACTTTTTTACTACGAGCATTGAATTATAGTGATAAAGATGGAGACTTTAAATGGAACAACTCTATAGAATACGCTGTATATATTGATATAATTTCGAATGAAGATTACGATTTTTATCAAAAAGAGTTTAAAAGAGCTGAAATTGTGAAAGCATCATATAATACTCTTTTTACTAAAATTAAAAATACCGAAAAAACATTGTATGATATTCTTAGAGAAAAAGGAATAATAAAATTATGA
- a CDS encoding response regulator transcription factor, protein MNNSILVAEDNYEISKLIKLYLEVEGYKVLVADNGVDGLKCIEENHVDLAILDIMMPKMDGYELTREIRKISNIPILILSAKNEDIDKILGLNMGADDYITKPFNPLEIVARVNALLRRHYKLSKNEDRGILRLGELTLDTNNCRLMKNEEEVLLTATEFKILALLMNVPERIFSKVQITEHIKGEYFETDDNSVTVHISHLREKIGNNKKGNQYIKTVKGLGYKIEDK, encoded by the coding sequence ATGAATAACAGTATTCTTGTTGCGGAGGACAATTATGAAATATCAAAATTGATAAAGCTATATCTTGAGGTGGAGGGATATAAGGTATTAGTTGCTGATAATGGTGTTGATGGGCTAAAATGTATAGAAGAAAATCATGTTGACTTAGCAATTCTTGATATTATGATGCCAAAAATGGATGGTTATGAGCTTACACGAGAAATACGAAAAATCAGTAACATACCAATTCTAATATTATCTGCTAAAAATGAGGATATTGATAAGATTCTAGGGCTTAATATGGGTGCTGATGATTATATTACCAAACCATTCAATCCTCTTGAGATAGTTGCAAGAGTAAATGCTTTACTGAGACGACATTATAAATTAAGTAAAAATGAAGATAGAGGTATTTTACGTTTAGGTGAATTGACTCTTGATACGAATAATTGTAGGTTAATGAAAAATGAAGAAGAAGTATTGTTAACTGCTACAGAATTCAAGATTCTTGCACTTTTGATGAATGTACCTGAAAGGATTTTCTCTAAAGTACAAATAACTGAACATATAAAAGGAGAATATTTTGAAACAGATGATAATTCTGTGACTGTTCATATATCTCACTTACGTGAAAAAATAGGAAATAACAAAAAGGGAAATCAGTATATTAAAACTGTGAAAGGGTTGGGATATAAAATTGAAGACAAATAA
- a CDS encoding extracellular solute-binding protein — MKKFLSILLTVLLSFGLLAGCKGDSKDNSVTEDSTTKENSKEDMKGKKIVVGRWGGNDAETAAFNQVVKDFTEKTGIEVEERIYTDYNTEFQAELIGKTAPDVVYIDAYMAPFYISQGVLMPLDEQEFELDKFYEPLKNAFLSDGKYYAISKDYSTLALYYNKKWVNEDDIPDTLEELWNGDFLTNLNDKLPEDVIAMTYNQDLARNLFYAETDGASVIKDDIYSNLGDSKVVENLEPLYTSAKEGKIKTPADIGQGWNGDAFGNEKTAIMIEGNWVLGHLQQNFPDVDFGVIEIPTFKGNRGTMTFTVGYAINVSTKQVDAAKEFIHYATGVEGMATWSAGAGVLPSRTDVTESTKVAEDLLKMPHIKGAVYATVWQKGTTMDTINNEYKNYIPSVVSGERTLEDALKKSEEEANRTIEAN, encoded by the coding sequence ATGAAGAAGTTTTTATCTATATTATTAACAGTTCTACTATCATTTGGTCTATTAGCTGGATGTAAAGGAGATTCTAAGGATAATTCAGTAACTGAGGATAGTACTACAAAAGAAAATTCTAAGGAAGATATGAAGGGTAAAAAAATTGTAGTTGGAAGATGGGGCGGTAATGATGCTGAAACTGCTGCTTTCAATCAAGTTGTAAAAGATTTTACTGAAAAAACAGGTATAGAAGTGGAAGAAAGAATCTATACAGACTATAATACTGAGTTTCAGGCTGAACTTATTGGTAAAACAGCACCTGATGTAGTTTACATAGATGCATATATGGCACCATTCTATATTTCTCAGGGCGTTTTAATGCCACTTGATGAGCAAGAATTTGAATTAGACAAATTTTATGAACCATTAAAGAATGCGTTTTTGAGTGATGGTAAATATTATGCTATCAGTAAAGATTATTCAACACTTGCTTTATATTATAATAAAAAATGGGTCAATGAAGATGATATACCAGATACATTGGAAGAGTTATGGAATGGCGATTTCTTAACAAATTTAAATGATAAATTACCAGAAGATGTTATAGCTATGACTTATAATCAAGATCTCGCTAGAAATTTATTTTATGCTGAAACAGATGGAGCATCTGTGATAAAAGATGACATTTATTCTAATTTAGGTGATAGCAAGGTAGTAGAGAATTTGGAACCCCTTTATACATCTGCCAAAGAAGGTAAGATTAAAACTCCAGCTGATATAGGACAAGGATGGAATGGAGACGCTTTCGGTAATGAAAAGACAGCAATAATGATTGAAGGGAATTGGGTTTTAGGTCATTTACAACAGAATTTCCCAGATGTTGATTTTGGAGTAATTGAAATTCCTACTTTCAAAGGGAATAGAGGAACTATGACATTTACAGTAGGTTATGCTATTAATGTGTCAACAAAACAAGTAGATGCAGCAAAAGAATTTATTCATTATGCAACTGGTGTAGAAGGAATGGCAACTTGGAGCGCTGGTGCAGGAGTATTACCATCTCGTACAGATGTGACTGAATCTACGAAAGTGGCTGAAGATCTACTTAAAATGCCTCATATAAAAGGAGCTGTTTATGCTACTGTATGGCAAAAAGGAACAACTATGGATACAATCAATAACGAATACAAGAATTATATACCTTCTGTTGTAAGTGGTGAACGTACATTAGAAGATGCTCTAAAAAAATCAGAAGAAGAAGCCAATAGAACAATAGAAGCAAATTAG
- a CDS encoding 4'-phosphopantetheinyl transferase family protein: protein MKALAVIKNFTLNYAKESNMFPKERLERAKLFTDKESQKRFLIAEDLASKFTAMNFDIPVTHFSGRVGEKPYLKEYPSISVSRSYAGDNLVVVAEQDYNIGVDCEKIKDFDKNMIKYFFTQNERKYIESSESMNTAFALLWTRKESYIKCIGRGIDYPINTIDVTPTKNTGKINNIRPVFIDNDEIDSCYINSYIVEDLVISVCSECDDAFPTIKSYEGVMI, encoded by the coding sequence ATGAAAGCATTAGCAGTAATAAAAAATTTTACATTGAATTATGCCAAGGAATCAAATATGTTTCCTAAGGAAAGATTAGAAAGAGCAAAACTTTTTACTGATAAGGAAAGTCAAAAAAGGTTTCTTATAGCAGAAGATTTAGCTTCCAAATTTACCGCCATGAACTTTGATATTCCGGTTACTCATTTTAGTGGAAGAGTAGGAGAAAAACCATATCTTAAGGAATATCCTAGTATTTCAGTAAGCCGTTCATATGCAGGTGATAACTTAGTTGTTGTTGCTGAACAGGATTACAATATTGGAGTTGACTGTGAAAAAATAAAAGACTTTGATAAAAATATGATTAAATATTTTTTTACACAGAATGAAAGAAAGTATATTGAATCATCAGAGTCCATGAATACTGCATTTGCTTTGTTATGGACGAGAAAAGAAAGTTATATAAAATGTATTGGAAGAGGAATTGACTATCCTATCAACACCATAGATGTAACACCAACAAAAAATACAGGTAAAATAAACAATATTAGACCTGTTTTCATAGATAATGATGAAATAGATAGTTGTTATATTAATAGTTATATAGTTGAAGATCTTGTTATATCAGTCTGTAGTGAGTGCGATGATGCTTTTCCTACAATAAAATCATATGAGGGAGTAATGATATGA
- a CDS encoding carbohydrate ABC transporter permease encodes MNKKSKKLKWLLYAILIIYGLVTLFPFSWTVSASFKSYKEITGGGLNLIPKQPTVHAFKKLFMIDPNFLRWIFNSFYICTLGTFINVFLNSMAGYSLARLDFKGKNVIYYGVLISIMVPGQVLLIPNYLIVKSLGLLNSYNAIILPAAVNATYIIMMRQFYINFPKDIEEAANIDGLGRLGTFLRVSMPLAKPAIATQAVFIYLGFWNEFLKPKLYLSDPSKYTLTVGIQSMMSRYSGITQWDEVMAASLISLLPILIIYIFLNKYFMQGIRMDGEK; translated from the coding sequence ATGAACAAGAAAAGCAAGAAATTAAAATGGTTGCTGTATGCAATTTTAATTATTTATGGATTAGTTACACTGTTTCCATTTTCATGGACTGTCTCAGCATCCTTTAAATCTTATAAAGAAATAACAGGTGGTGGACTTAACCTTATACCAAAACAACCGACAGTACATGCTTTCAAGAAACTTTTTATGATTGATCCTAATTTTTTACGTTGGATATTTAATTCATTTTACATATGTACATTAGGAACATTTATTAATGTATTTTTAAATTCTATGGCAGGATATTCCTTGGCAAGGTTGGACTTTAAAGGGAAAAATGTTATATATTATGGAGTATTAATATCAATTATGGTTCCTGGACAGGTTCTCCTTATACCTAATTATCTTATAGTAAAGTCATTAGGACTTCTTAATTCGTATAATGCTATTATATTACCAGCAGCGGTTAATGCTACATACATAATAATGATGAGACAGTTCTATATCAATTTCCCAAAGGATATAGAGGAAGCAGCAAATATTGATGGCTTAGGCAGATTGGGCACATTCTTAAGGGTGTCCATGCCTCTTGCTAAGCCTGCTATTGCAACACAGGCCGTATTTATTTATTTGGGATTCTGGAATGAATTCCTTAAGCCTAAATTATATTTATCAGATCCATCAAAGTATACTCTAACGGTAGGGATACAATCAATGATGAGTAGATATTCAGGAATAACACAATGGGATGAAGTTATGGCTGCAAGCCTTATTTCCTTATTACCGATTCTTATAATATACATTTTTCTGAATAAGTATTTTATGCAAGGTATAAGAATGGATGGAGAAAAATAA
- a CDS encoding HAMP domain-containing sensor histidine kinase translates to MKTNKKRLGFFGIIVRNFIVFAIAVLAVLLFACFLGILVIFFDLSNNYNVPIDNNKKYFVEGDYDTFPIERILGEKGYFVVYDEYYDVIYKSKSAKDFNLSKDQVILIPDAEDEVEISRTEYIGKDNKKYISVLYSNETVDNDNNLITSSSKIIADSNFNIMFSDNPNIKNHYTESEFNLLIGQYQDKLSISKLSYTGNDGNDYCVVLCKEVNDDFKSSRQIIRYIVYGYIIFFIFAVLFFVRSLYKKVKEPLILLNDAIDGLAENKTDQLIKYTGPREFEEICHSFNDMAIKLNETDKKRVAAEEQKQKMLADISHDLKTPITVIKGYAKAITDKKVNEKELSEYLNTIYKKSNSLAELINTFSEYSKLERPDFKIKPTKTNICEFARNYFIDKYNELEFLGFELDIQISDESIYCMVDVFEMKRVFENIISNTVKYNEKGKLIAFTLKKTEGNCIIHIGDNGVGIPDDLKKSIFNPFSMGDSSRSEGKSSGLGMAIVEKIIIVHKGTIKLLENPVHGLNVVYEITLPLIEEE, encoded by the coding sequence TTGAAGACAAATAAAAAAAGACTAGGTTTTTTTGGAATAATTGTCCGTAATTTTATAGTGTTCGCAATAGCTGTGTTAGCGGTTCTTCTATTTGCATGTTTCCTAGGTATTCTAGTAATATTTTTTGATCTCTCTAATAATTATAATGTTCCTATTGACAACAATAAAAAATACTTTGTAGAAGGTGATTATGATACTTTTCCCATAGAAAGAATACTAGGGGAAAAGGGTTACTTTGTTGTGTATGATGAATATTACGATGTAATATATAAAAGCAAGAGTGCAAAAGATTTTAATTTGAGTAAAGATCAAGTAATATTGATACCAGATGCAGAAGATGAAGTTGAGATTTCTCGAACTGAATATATAGGCAAGGATAATAAAAAGTATATCAGTGTTTTATATTCGAACGAAACAGTAGATAATGACAACAATTTAATAACATCATCATCAAAAATAATAGCTGATAGTAATTTTAATATTATGTTTTCAGATAATCCAAATATAAAGAATCACTATACTGAATCTGAATTTAATCTATTAATTGGTCAGTATCAAGATAAGTTAAGTATTTCCAAGTTGAGTTATACAGGTAATGATGGTAATGATTACTGTGTGGTTTTATGTAAAGAAGTTAATGATGATTTTAAATCTTCAAGGCAAATCATTAGATATATTGTATATGGATATATAATATTTTTTATCTTTGCTGTATTATTTTTTGTTAGAAGTCTCTATAAAAAAGTAAAAGAACCTCTTATACTTTTAAATGATGCAATAGATGGTTTGGCAGAGAATAAAACCGATCAACTGATAAAATATACAGGTCCAAGAGAATTTGAAGAGATTTGTCATAGTTTTAATGATATGGCAATCAAATTAAATGAAACAGACAAAAAGCGTGTTGCGGCGGAGGAACAAAAGCAAAAGATGCTAGCAGACATTTCTCATGACTTAAAAACACCTATAACGGTAATCAAAGGCTATGCAAAAGCAATTACTGATAAAAAAGTTAATGAAAAAGAACTTAGTGAGTATCTTAATACCATATACAAAAAGTCAAATTCCCTTGCAGAGCTTATAAATACTTTTAGTGAATACAGTAAACTCGAAAGACCGGATTTCAAAATAAAGCCTACAAAAACAAACATTTGTGAATTTGCAAGAAATTATTTTATTGATAAATACAATGAACTTGAATTTCTTGGATTTGAACTTGATATACAAATATCAGATGAAAGTATTTATTGTATGGTGGATGTATTCGAAATGAAGCGTGTATTTGAAAATATTATCTCAAATACAGTTAAATATAACGAAAAAGGAAAATTGATAGCTTTTACCCTTAAGAAAACGGAGGGTAACTGTATTATTCATATTGGGGATAATGGAGTCGGTATACCTGATGATTTGAAGAAGAGTATTTTCAACCCATTTTCCATGGGTGATTCATCACGTAGTGAAGGTAAAAGCTCAGGACTAGGAATGGCTATAGTAGAGAAAATAATTATTGTACACAAAGGAACAATTAAGCTTTTAGAGAATCCTGTCCACGGGCTCAACGTTGTATATGAAATCACATTGCCACTTATAGAAGAGGAATAG
- a CDS encoding PaaI family thioesterase, translating to MNYEELINVRNEENNFAKENGIYTTEISEGYAKAEIELVDKHRNYIGSVHGGCIFTLADTVAGAAASSHGDYMTTITGSINYLSPALKTSKLIAEAREVKQGKKICVYDVEIMNDANEVLAKGSFSYFNLGKKLKKMM from the coding sequence ATGAATTATGAAGAATTAATTAATGTTAGAAATGAAGAAAATAATTTTGCGAAAGAAAATGGTATTTATACAACTGAAATATCTGAAGGTTATGCGAAAGCGGAGATCGAATTAGTTGATAAACATAGAAACTATATAGGATCAGTACATGGTGGCTGTATTTTTACGCTTGCAGATACTGTTGCTGGAGCGGCAGCTTCATCTCATGGAGATTATATGACGACTATAACTGGTTCGATCAATTATCTATCACCTGCATTGAAAACTAGCAAGTTAATTGCTGAAGCAAGAGAAGTCAAACAGGGTAAGAAAATATGTGTTTATGATGTTGAGATAATGAATGATGCAAATGAAGTATTGGCAAAAGGAAGTTTTTCATATTTCAATTTAGGTAAAAAATTAAAGAAAATGATGTAA
- a CDS encoding alpha/beta fold hydrolase has translation MFIKINGITIFYKKSGHGKPLIMLHGNGETHEIFNRSISLLNKYFTVYAIDFRDHGNSSKVSELHYDDHAADIYEFINKFNIKKPVYYGFSDGGIVGLILASQYTDLFSRLIVSGPNINPKGLRAYAKNFMKLKYALTKSQKVEMMLKEPDIPLFNLSKIDIPTNITGGSIDVISRKHLKLIQSSIRNSVLKIFKYHTHSSYIVNSEIIGKYIIEVCNK, from the coding sequence ATGTTTATAAAAATAAATGGAATTACTATATTTTATAAAAAAAGCGGTCATGGTAAGCCGTTAATTATGCTTCATGGAAATGGTGAAACACATGAAATCTTCAATAGGTCTATTTCACTGCTGAATAAATATTTTACAGTGTATGCAATTGATTTTAGGGACCATGGAAATAGTTCAAAAGTAAGTGAATTGCATTACGATGACCATGCTGCAGATATATATGAATTCATTAATAAGTTTAATATCAAAAAACCTGTTTATTATGGATTCAGCGATGGGGGTATTGTAGGACTTATTCTTGCGTCACAATACACAGATTTATTCTCAAGACTTATTGTAAGTGGTCCTAACATTAATCCAAAAGGATTAAGAGCATATGCAAAAAATTTTATGAAATTAAAATATGCATTAACAAAGTCTCAAAAGGTAGAAATGATGTTAAAGGAACCGGATATACCCCTTTTTAATCTTTCAAAAATAGATATACCCACTAATATAACAGGAGGTAGCATTGATGTTATTTCAAGAAAACATCTTAAATTAATTCAAAGTAGCATAAGAAATAGTGTATTAAAAATTTTTAAATACCATACCCATAGCAGTTATATCGTCAACAGTGAAATCATAGGAAAATATATTATTGAGGTATGCAATAAATAA
- a CDS encoding carbohydrate ABC transporter permease, whose translation MKNKRKKHEAIQGIAFLSPAIIVIGIFIMSSIIFALYISFHKVNLFTGYYEFIGLDNYKRIFTDTKTRIAFINILSFVVVVVPIQTIIALIMAAVLNTNIRGKIGFRTIYFLPTLTSSAALTMIFMFLFSLDGPVNKLAVNMNLLSESINFLNNPKFALKVIMSMNIWSTVPFYMTIYLAGLQEVPKSIYEASSVDGANGFQKFIHVTVPQLKPITTFVLLMGIIGTFQMFDQAYIFSGGSGGPENSTLTVALLIYRNAFGQNNTMGFATAMSIMLSIVVFIVSFIAQKLNKSDSLY comes from the coding sequence ATGAAAAATAAAAGAAAGAAACATGAAGCTATTCAAGGGATAGCATTTTTATCACCTGCAATTATTGTTATTGGTATATTTATAATGTCATCTATTATATTTGCATTATATATTTCATTTCATAAAGTTAATCTTTTTACAGGATATTATGAATTTATTGGGCTTGATAATTATAAAAGAATTTTTACTGATACTAAGACAAGGATAGCTTTCATAAATATTTTATCATTTGTAGTAGTTGTTGTTCCTATTCAGACAATTATTGCTCTTATAATGGCAGCTGTATTAAATACTAATATAAGGGGTAAAATTGGTTTTAGGACAATTTATTTTTTACCAACCCTTACATCAAGTGCTGCACTTACTATGATATTCATGTTTTTATTTAGCTTGGACGGTCCAGTTAACAAATTAGCTGTTAACATGAATTTGTTAAGTGAATCTATTAATTTTTTAAATAATCCTAAATTTGCATTAAAAGTAATTATGTCTATGAATATATGGTCAACAGTACCGTTTTATATGACAATCTATTTAGCTGGTTTACAGGAAGTACCAAAAAGTATATATGAGGCTTCAAGTGTTGATGGAGCTAATGGATTTCAGAAATTCATTCATGTTACAGTGCCCCAGCTTAAGCCTATAACTACTTTTGTACTCCTTATGGGTATCATAGGTACTTTTCAGATGTTTGACCAAGCTTACATATTCTCAGGAGGTTCAGGAGGGCCAGAGAATTCAACATTAACAGTTGCATTACTAATTTATAGGAATGCATTCGGACAGAATAATACAATGGGATTTGCTACTGCTATGTCGATTATGTTATCAATAGTAGTATTTATAGTTTCATTCATAGCACAAAAATTAAATAAGTCAGATAGCTTATATTAG
- the pgmB gene encoding beta-phosphoglucomutase yields MNKYKLFIFDMDGVITETSEQHYQAWKKLAKEINIEIDRKFNEKLKGVSRMESLERILKNAHRENDFTDEEKLEFATRKNDNYREMILKCTEDDLFEGVKDLFIELKKRDIKIAIGSASKNAPTLVDLLGIKDYIDYIVNPAEVKRGKPAPDIFLNAAEKLGVDISECVGIEDAEAGIEAIKSAGMFAVGIGDSTVLNQADIVYKHTKDIDLEELMN; encoded by the coding sequence ATGAATAAATACAAATTGTTTATATTTGACATGGATGGTGTAATAACTGAAACAAGTGAACAACATTATCAAGCATGGAAAAAGCTTGCTAAAGAAATAAATATAGAGATAGATAGAAAATTCAACGAAAAACTAAAAGGTGTTTCAAGAATGGAATCTCTTGAAAGAATACTTAAAAATGCTCATAGAGAGAATGATTTTACAGATGAGGAAAAACTAGAATTCGCAACTAGAAAAAATGATAACTATAGAGAGATGATTCTTAAGTGTACTGAAGATGATTTGTTCGAAGGAGTTAAAGATCTATTTATAGAGCTTAAGAAAAGAGATATTAAAATCGCTATAGGTAGTGCTTCTAAAAATGCACCTACTTTAGTAGATTTATTAGGCATTAAAGATTATATAGATTATATAGTCAATCCAGCTGAAGTTAAGAGAGGAAAACCAGCACCAGATATTTTCCTCAATGCCGCTGAAAAATTAGGTGTTGATATATCAGAATGTGTTGGTATTGAAGATGCTGAAGCAGGGATTGAAGCAATTAAGTCAGCAGGGATGTTTGCTGTTGGGATAGGTGATAGTACCGTTCTTAATCAAGCGGATATTGTTTATAAGCATACAAAAGATATTGATTTAGAAGAACTTATGAATTAA